One stretch of Geoalkalibacter ferrihydriticus DSM 17813 DNA includes these proteins:
- a CDS encoding two-component system sensor histidine kinase NtrB: MDEIKPTRIDEASLDRLLGIESSKIGYYAEVKQKIRELEVANASLHAKKSELQAVFDSISDGVLVYNGSGRIQHRNHVCPQLFPEQTMPGKTCRDLFHPEAENAPAQCPVEKALGGESNQMSFTNSSAGDENRYFDVTASPIFDPQGQTRALVFLRDVTVRRVQELQLVQAEKMSSIGMLAAGVAHEINNPLTSVAGYAEALLRRLRENPRLQENLGLEVFPEYLQVIMREAYRCKNIIDSLLTFSRRSDGSVGLVDINEVIDEVLDLVRNKASQEEVGIEEDRQRDIPRINADAAALRQVFMNLTMNAIQAIKGPGRIRIRTLAVDDEVMVEIRDSGCGIPPEHLDQIWDPFFTTKSVGDGLGLGLAITHSIIERHQGRIEVASQVNRGCTFKVRLPVCQM; this comes from the coding sequence ATGGACGAGATCAAGCCAACCCGCATCGATGAGGCGAGCCTGGATCGCCTGCTTGGCATCGAGAGCTCGAAAATCGGCTACTATGCTGAGGTCAAACAGAAAATCCGCGAGCTGGAAGTGGCCAACGCCAGCCTGCACGCGAAAAAAAGCGAGCTGCAGGCGGTGTTTGACTCCATCAGCGACGGGGTGCTGGTGTACAACGGCAGCGGGCGCATCCAGCACCGCAATCACGTCTGCCCACAGCTGTTTCCCGAACAGACCATGCCGGGAAAAACCTGCCGCGACCTGTTTCATCCCGAAGCGGAGAATGCGCCCGCACAGTGCCCGGTTGAAAAAGCCCTCGGCGGCGAAAGCAACCAGATGTCCTTCACCAACAGCAGCGCCGGGGACGAAAACCGCTATTTCGACGTAACCGCCTCGCCCATTTTCGATCCCCAGGGGCAGACTCGCGCCCTGGTGTTTTTGCGCGACGTCACGGTACGCCGCGTTCAGGAACTGCAACTGGTGCAAGCCGAAAAAATGTCGAGCATCGGCATGCTCGCCGCCGGCGTCGCCCACGAGATCAACAACCCCCTGACCTCGGTGGCCGGCTATGCAGAGGCGCTGCTGCGGCGCTTGCGCGAAAATCCGCGACTGCAAGAGAATCTGGGCCTGGAGGTGTTTCCCGAGTACCTCCAGGTGATCATGCGCGAAGCCTATCGCTGCAAAAATATCATCGACAGCTTGCTGACTTTCAGCCGCCGCTCCGATGGTTCGGTGGGGTTGGTGGACATTAACGAGGTCATCGACGAAGTGCTCGACCTGGTCCGCAACAAAGCCAGCCAGGAAGAGGTCGGCATTGAGGAAGACCGTCAACGCGACATCCCGCGCATCAATGCCGATGCCGCCGCTCTACGCCAGGTGTTCATGAACCTGACCATGAATGCCATTCAGGCCATCAAGGGGCCGGGACGCATCAGAATCCGCACCCTCGCCGTCGACGACGAAGTGATGGTGGAAATCCGCGACTCAGGATGCGGCATCCCGCCGGAGCATCTCGATCAGATCTGGGATCCGTTTTTCACCACCAAATCCGTCGGCGACGGCCTGGGGTTGGGCCTGGCCATCACCCACAGCATTATCGAGCGACACCAAGGCCGCAT
- a CDS encoding iron-containing alcohol dehydrogenase, translating to MGQDEKKKNPALHHCKFEVPEIIFGRGLLTQIGSCARRLGGNKVFLVSDQGLFNAGWVDQAMHSLLEAGLNFVYFDQITPNPKDHEVETGAREYIRQGADVIVGLGGGSAMDAAKGIAILVSNGGNIRDFEGSDKISRPLPPLVLCPTTCGTGSDVSQFAIINDTQRHCKLTIMSRCVAPDISLTDPDTLATLPEEFICTTATDALSHALEAYFSVASSTLTDVNAIRALSLLSDGLVRAVREQQPDDLERMARASLHAGMAFSNSLLGIVHALAHPIGGLYDINHGSVNAVLLSEVIRYDLPVVTEKLPELAWTLARHKDLSDRDAAEVVEEKIEHMLDAAGAPRTLSSLGVKREDLPQLAHNALSDVCILTSPREADETDLLRILERAF from the coding sequence ATGGGGCAAGATGAAAAAAAGAAAAATCCCGCCCTTCATCATTGCAAATTTGAAGTGCCGGAAATCATTTTCGGACGTGGCCTGCTCACCCAGATCGGCTCCTGCGCCCGGCGCCTCGGCGGCAACAAGGTCTTCCTTGTCAGCGATCAGGGTCTGTTCAACGCCGGCTGGGTTGACCAAGCCATGCACAGCCTGCTGGAAGCCGGGCTGAATTTCGTCTACTTCGACCAGATCACCCCTAACCCCAAGGATCATGAAGTCGAAACCGGAGCCAGGGAGTACATCCGCCAGGGCGCCGACGTCATCGTCGGGCTGGGTGGCGGCAGCGCCATGGACGCCGCCAAAGGCATTGCCATCCTGGTCTCCAACGGCGGAAACATCCGCGACTTTGAAGGCTCGGACAAAATCAGCCGCCCTCTGCCGCCGCTGGTCCTGTGTCCGACGACCTGCGGTACCGGCTCAGATGTTTCCCAGTTCGCCATAATCAACGACACCCAGCGCCACTGCAAATTGACGATCATGAGCCGCTGCGTGGCCCCCGACATCAGTCTCACCGATCCCGATACCCTGGCGACCTTGCCGGAAGAGTTTATCTGCACCACCGCCACCGATGCCTTGAGCCACGCCCTGGAAGCCTATTTTTCAGTGGCCTCCTCGACCCTTACCGACGTAAATGCCATCCGCGCCCTGAGCCTGCTCTCCGACGGGCTGGTCAGGGCGGTGCGCGAACAGCAACCGGACGATCTGGAACGCATGGCACGGGCCAGCCTGCACGCCGGCATGGCTTTTTCCAATTCTCTGCTCGGCATCGTTCACGCGCTTGCTCACCCCATCGGCGGCCTCTACGACATCAATCACGGCAGCGTCAATGCGGTACTGCTTTCCGAGGTGATCCGCTACGACCTGCCGGTGGTAACCGAAAAGCTTCCGGAGCTGGCCTGGACCCTGGCACGACACAAAGACCTGAGCGACCGGGACGCGGCCGAGGTGGTCGAGGAAAAAATCGAGCACATGCTCGATGCCGCCGGCGCACCTCGCACCCTGAGCAGCCTGGGAGTAAAGCGCGAGGATCTGCCCCAACTGGCGCACAATGCCCTGAGCGATGTGTGCATTCTGACGTCACCACGTGAGGCTGACGAAACCGATCTGCTGCGGATTCTGGAAAGAGCCTTTTGA
- a CDS encoding porin, with product MLGKIRGLILIGIFVCLALPHAAQAAITLYDANETTFSVDGSFNTFYVFSSSDKNAEMRALLEELGNPNVEDRDQSRVKMGFLPNWIGFNFSRQVGDLKLGGRSSFWVTINDSDNNLTETGIDVRQFYATVDADWGQVLFGKDFTLFNRSNIFLDEILLGYGNVSDTLSLIDGAGVSFGNIGTGYTYPFPSAQITYRTPEFHGFKLAIGAVDPSRTIDDGQEKAPRFEGELTYNYKFERGDITAWSGFLYQKSKTTLATGSDLTSKGVSYGVRARYAGFSLHASGFNAEGLGFLLGPGADATLGLPLAEAGDELDSSGYLLQGSYTYGPARFVISYGENELDSTPTSPKWQNETVTGAVFYDVNAYFKLVAEYNINEISIGTAEEKTKTIALGAIVNF from the coding sequence ATGTTAGGTAAGATTCGGGGCTTAATTCTGATCGGGATTTTTGTCTGCCTGGCCCTTCCGCATGCAGCTCAGGCTGCCATAACCCTCTACGACGCCAATGAGACAACTTTCAGCGTGGACGGCTCGTTCAATACTTTCTATGTTTTCAGCAGCAGCGACAAGAATGCGGAGATGCGGGCGCTGCTTGAGGAATTAGGAAACCCGAATGTCGAAGACCGCGACCAGTCCCGGGTGAAAATGGGATTTTTGCCCAACTGGATCGGGTTTAATTTCAGCAGACAGGTGGGAGATCTCAAACTCGGCGGCCGCTCTTCTTTCTGGGTGACCATTAACGACAGTGACAATAATCTCACCGAAACCGGCATTGATGTCCGTCAGTTCTACGCCACCGTAGATGCCGATTGGGGCCAGGTGCTTTTCGGCAAGGATTTCACTCTGTTCAACCGCTCGAATATTTTTCTGGATGAAATTCTGCTCGGGTACGGCAATGTGAGCGATACCCTGAGCCTGATCGATGGTGCGGGTGTCTCCTTCGGCAATATCGGCACCGGTTATACCTACCCCTTCCCCTCGGCACAAATCACCTACCGCACGCCTGAGTTCCATGGGTTTAAGCTCGCGATCGGCGCTGTCGACCCGTCGCGAACCATCGACGACGGACAAGAAAAAGCACCGCGCTTCGAGGGCGAGTTGACCTACAACTACAAATTTGAGCGTGGCGATATTACCGCCTGGAGCGGTTTTCTCTACCAGAAGTCAAAAACCACCCTGGCTACCGGATCCGATCTCACGAGTAAGGGCGTTTCTTACGGTGTGCGGGCGCGCTACGCCGGTTTCAGCCTGCATGCCTCAGGCTTCAACGCCGAAGGCCTGGGTTTCCTGCTGGGGCCCGGCGCCGATGCGACCCTTGGCCTGCCCCTGGCTGAGGCAGGTGACGAACTTGATAGCAGCGGTTATCTTCTGCAGGGCTCCTATACCTACGGCCCTGCCAGATTCGTCATTTCTTACGGCGAAAACGAGCTGGATTCCACCCCGACCAGCCCCAAGTGGCAGAATGAGACTGTAACCGGGGCGGTGTTCTATGATGTCAATGCCTACTTTAAGCTGGTGGCCGAATACAACATCAACGAAATCTCCATCGGCACAGCCGAAGAAAAAACAAAAACCATCGCCCTGGGCGCGATCGTTAATTTCTAA
- a CDS encoding DUF4242 domain-containing protein, producing MPKYIIERSIPGAGELSAEQLQGISQKSCGVLNQLGPKIQWVQSYVTHDKVYCVYIAPNAELVREHAQQGGFPADSIAEVSGIIDPTTAE from the coding sequence ATGCCCAAGTACATTATCGAACGCAGCATTCCCGGTGCCGGCGAACTCTCCGCCGAGCAGCTTCAGGGTATTTCGCAGAAATCCTGCGGTGTGCTCAACCAGTTGGGGCCAAAAATCCAGTGGGTGCAAAGTTACGTGACGCACGACAAGGTCTATTGCGTCTACATTGCCCCCAATGCTGAACTGGTGCGGGAACACGCTCAGCAAGGCGGTTTTCCGGCGGACAGCATTGCCGAAGTTAGCGGCATCATCGATCCGACCACGGCCGAATAA
- a CDS encoding radical SAM/SPASM family putative metalloenzyme maturase has protein sequence MNASEPCGHFRPAAEDHPALAKFPAKLFVEVTTRCNMECFMCMKQNPGSGICEGDLSEVTFAALKPAFAHLEALILNGVGEPLLHPRLEEMIARAKTHMPESAWVGFQSNGLLISEKRASTLVKAGLDKICLSVDATSPELFRKVREGGDIHAVERAMNSLVKARTEQPASRLEIGMEFVAMRDNLRELPRAIRWAAERGASFALITHMLPYDEEHAVQAAYPTVTAEALQLFHKWRDIARNQGLDIRRYFKSLIRYATTRSEDEQRLYKLVEQMRNEAVAQGIVLDLRSLMAVDEGLLDEVAAVFAESRRVAAECGVDLRLPEILPKHQRSCEFVEEGGAFVAWDGKVYPCYFLWHRFNCYAMGWEQKVQPKVFGDLNENALLDIWNAPAFRDFRAKVIRYDYPFCSNCAVAPCDLVQAENFEHDCHAQSEPCGSCLWCMGLFQCLR, from the coding sequence ATGAATGCGAGCGAACCCTGCGGGCATTTTCGGCCTGCCGCGGAAGATCATCCCGCCCTGGCGAAATTTCCAGCCAAGCTGTTTGTCGAGGTGACCACCCGCTGCAACATGGAATGCTTCATGTGCATGAAGCAGAATCCCGGCAGCGGTATCTGCGAGGGAGATCTCAGCGAGGTGACCTTTGCCGCCCTCAAGCCCGCGTTTGCTCACCTTGAAGCGCTGATTCTCAACGGCGTCGGCGAACCCCTGCTGCACCCGCGTCTGGAAGAGATGATCGCGCGCGCCAAAACTCACATGCCGGAATCAGCCTGGGTGGGTTTTCAAAGTAACGGATTGCTGATCAGCGAAAAGCGGGCAAGCACACTGGTCAAAGCGGGTCTTGATAAGATCTGTCTGTCGGTCGACGCGACCTCCCCGGAGTTGTTCCGTAAGGTGCGCGAAGGCGGCGATATCCACGCCGTGGAGCGCGCGATGAATTCCCTGGTTAAGGCCAGGACCGAACAGCCCGCGAGCCGTCTGGAAATTGGCATGGAATTCGTCGCCATGCGCGACAACCTGCGGGAACTGCCCCGCGCCATTCGGTGGGCGGCCGAGCGTGGTGCAAGTTTTGCCCTCATCACCCACATGCTGCCCTACGATGAAGAGCATGCGGTCCAGGCCGCCTATCCCACGGTAACTGCCGAAGCCTTGCAGTTGTTTCACAAGTGGCGGGACATCGCCCGAAATCAGGGTCTTGACATCCGACGCTACTTCAAGAGCCTGATCCGCTACGCCACCACGCGCAGCGAAGACGAACAGCGTCTCTACAAGCTGGTGGAACAGATGAGGAACGAGGCGGTGGCGCAGGGAATCGTGCTTGATCTGCGCAGCCTGATGGCGGTGGATGAGGGCTTGCTTGACGAGGTGGCGGCGGTGTTTGCCGAAAGCCGGCGGGTGGCCGCGGAGTGCGGGGTTGATCTGCGCCTGCCGGAAATTCTGCCCAAGCACCAGCGCAGCTGTGAGTTCGTGGAAGAGGGCGGGGCGTTTGTCGCCTGGGATGGCAAGGTTTATCCCTGCTATTTTCTCTGGCACCGCTTCAACTGCTACGCCATGGGTTGGGAGCAGAAGGTGCAGCCCAAGGTTTTCGGCGACCTCAACGAGAACGCGCTGCTTGATATCTGGAACGCCCCGGCCTTCCGGGATTTTCGCGCCAAGGTGATTCGCTACGACTACCCCTTCTGCTCCAATTGCGCCGTAGCACCCTGCGACCTGGTGCAGGCCGAAAACTTCGAGCATGACTGCCACGCCCAGAGCGAACCCTGCGGCAGCTGCCTGTGGTGCATGGGGCTGTTTCAGTGCCTGCGCTGA
- the fdhD gene encoding formate dehydrogenase accessory sulfurtransferase FdhD, with translation MEKGLRRGIVRFERDQFKNFERPLVQEYPLELIVNERPLATLISSPHQLNFLIMGFLRLQGFISSMDEVLSLGVCADFGSARVQVRGAIPERLKPTLTSGCGTGITFNLARTLRPRTETVSAEKFSPAAVFQLMKDLARKAESYASHGGIHSAAVGDGVRLMLFAEDLGRHNTLDRIAGEALFRGIDLAGRILVTSGRISTEMVAKAAFLGIALIASRTSPTDKAIELAEQAGITLVGYVRGETFEVYSHAARLAPGVPDKKIAGITGVILAGGESRRMGCDKSLLPVEGARFIDHIYRRLSALFDEVIIVTNSPSLYQDIPCRKVPDIYYAKGALAGIHSGLCHARHERIFAVACDMPFLKPDVIRDLCAHAEQGEVVIPQSPRGPEPLHALYHKNCLPAIEQVLDQGRKRIVAFFPAVQVHEVALAELAQHDAEGKSFRNINTPEEYFQCRTGQHTDQPGELPQVLQKQQS, from the coding sequence ATGGAAAAAGGCTTGAGACGTGGCATCGTTCGCTTTGAACGCGACCAGTTCAAAAACTTTGAGCGCCCCCTGGTTCAGGAATACCCCCTGGAACTCATCGTCAACGAACGCCCCCTGGCGACGCTGATCAGCTCGCCTCACCAACTCAACTTTCTGATCATGGGCTTTTTGCGGCTGCAAGGGTTCATCAGCAGCATGGATGAGGTTCTGAGCCTCGGCGTTTGCGCCGATTTCGGAAGCGCCCGCGTCCAGGTGCGCGGCGCAATCCCCGAACGCCTCAAGCCGACGCTGACCTCGGGTTGCGGTACCGGTATCACCTTTAACCTGGCACGCACCCTCAGGCCACGGACGGAAACAGTGTCGGCCGAAAAATTCTCACCTGCCGCGGTCTTCCAGTTAATGAAGGATCTCGCGCGCAAGGCCGAAAGCTACGCCAGCCACGGGGGCATTCATTCCGCCGCGGTGGGTGACGGCGTCAGGCTCATGCTGTTTGCCGAGGATCTCGGCCGACACAACACCCTTGATCGCATCGCCGGCGAAGCCCTGTTCCGCGGCATCGACCTGGCGGGACGCATACTCGTGACTTCCGGGCGTATTTCCACGGAAATGGTGGCGAAGGCCGCCTTTCTGGGCATCGCCCTGATCGCCTCGCGCACCTCGCCCACCGACAAAGCCATCGAGCTGGCCGAGCAGGCCGGCATCACCCTGGTCGGCTATGTGCGGGGTGAAACCTTCGAGGTGTACAGCCACGCCGCGCGCCTCGCGCCCGGCGTACCCGATAAAAAAATCGCCGGCATCACCGGCGTCATTCTGGCCGGCGGCGAAAGCCGGCGCATGGGTTGCGACAAGTCGCTGTTGCCCGTGGAGGGCGCGCGCTTCATCGATCACATTTATCGGCGCCTGAGCGCTTTGTTCGACGAGGTGATTATCGTCACCAACTCGCCGAGCCTTTATCAAGACATCCCCTGCCGCAAGGTGCCCGACATCTACTACGCCAAGGGCGCACTGGCTGGCATTCACTCAGGCCTGTGCCACGCTCGCCATGAGCGCATTTTCGCCGTGGCCTGCGACATGCCGTTTCTCAAACCAGATGTCATCCGTGATCTCTGCGCCCATGCCGAACAAGGCGAGGTGGTCATCCCCCAGAGTCCGCGCGGTCCCGAGCCCCTGCACGCCCTCTATCATAAGAACTGCCTGCCCGCCATCGAGCAAGTCCTCGACCAGGGCCGCAAACGCATCGTCGCCTTTTTTCCCGCCGTGCAGGTGCACGAAGTGGCCCTCGCCGAACTTGCCCAACACGACGCCGAGGGCAAGAGCTTCCGCAACATCAACACCCCCGAGGAATACTTCCAGTGCCGCACGGGGCAGCACACAGATCAGCCCGGCGAGCTGCCGCAGGTCTTGCAGAAACAGCAATCCTGA
- a CDS encoding formate dehydrogenase accessory protein FdhE, whose product MEYIEQRRRRLNDLRRIRPQFSEIFDFYGSLYAFLAEQNEPFLKLAPKTEPTHFEQGFPLLTAESFDVNPARTRTFLRDLIAVLHRHGQQGQEELAHIDESLKKQSLDPVPLFGAYVERDRALFAKTAEDLACEPAVLEYIIGLACSFALHQARENGLAAPEGEWPHGYCPLCGSVPVMGELQGDEGRLVLHCGTCGENWPGARRSCTSCGNRDEKTLEYFTAGEDKAYRVNVCRKCDSYLKVVDSREAGLNLPMDIEDVSTLHLDLLAQREGFTRIKRDFPGGAEKTSDTH is encoded by the coding sequence ATGGAGTATATTGAACAACGTCGCCGCCGGTTAAATGACCTGCGCCGCATTCGCCCGCAATTTTCTGAAATATTCGATTTTTACGGCAGCCTCTACGCATTTCTCGCCGAACAGAACGAACCATTTCTGAAACTCGCACCGAAAACGGAGCCCACCCATTTTGAACAGGGCTTTCCCCTGCTCACGGCCGAAAGCTTTGACGTCAACCCTGCCCGCACCCGCACCTTTCTGCGCGATCTCATCGCGGTTTTGCACCGCCACGGGCAACAGGGCCAGGAAGAGCTGGCGCATATCGACGAATCCCTGAAAAAACAGAGCCTTGACCCCGTACCCCTATTCGGCGCCTATGTGGAACGCGACCGCGCCCTGTTCGCCAAGACCGCCGAGGATCTTGCCTGCGAACCCGCGGTGCTCGAATACATCATCGGCCTTGCCTGCTCCTTTGCGCTCCACCAGGCTCGCGAAAACGGGCTTGCCGCCCCCGAGGGCGAGTGGCCGCACGGCTACTGTCCCCTGTGCGGAAGCGTCCCGGTCATGGGCGAACTCCAGGGCGACGAAGGGCGGCTGGTCCTGCACTGCGGCACCTGCGGCGAAAACTGGCCCGGCGCACGGCGCAGCTGCACCAGTTGCGGCAACCGCGATGAAAAGACCCTGGAATATTTTACCGCCGGCGAAGACAAGGCCTACCGCGTCAACGTCTGTCGTAAATGCGACAGTTACCTCAAGGTGGTCGACAGTCGCGAGGCGGGCCTGAACCTGCCCATGGATATTGAAGACGTCAGCACCCTGCATCTCGATCTGCTCGCCCAGCGTGAAGGCTTCACCCGAATCAAGCGCGACTTCCCCGGCGGGGCAGAGAAAACTTCGGATACTCATTGA
- a CDS encoding cytochrome-c peroxidase: protein MRWFISLALLLIGFGATCPALAAPEVKLPAPLAQLQAPPAERVELGRMLFFDRRLSGDGTMSCAVCHDPQRAYGDGRALSGAYPTTRHWRHTQSLINVAYLHTFLWDGRSESLEQQAEGPIHSSFEMNLHLDFMVEKLRETPGYPELFRQAYDSEITRASIASALADFQRSLIVRDSPFDLYLKGNPDALSNAARSGMALFYGKANCHRCHSGSLLSDQKFHNTGVGETEELRKDTQRRAARHFFQVQMGLERSDRDPGRYAVTHNPEDLGAFRTPPLRQVADTAPYMHNGSIATLEAVIAFYNRGGGEDPDKSRLLQPLELTAEEKADLLAFLTSLSGTVPVVGPPVLP, encoded by the coding sequence ATGCGCTGGTTCATCTCCTTGGCATTGCTGCTGATAGGGTTCGGCGCAACCTGCCCGGCTCTTGCCGCGCCCGAGGTCAAGCTTCCCGCGCCCCTGGCGCAATTGCAGGCGCCGCCCGCCGAACGCGTGGAGCTGGGACGCATGCTATTTTTCGACCGGCGCCTTTCGGGCGACGGCACCATGAGTTGCGCCGTCTGCCACGACCCCCAGCGGGCCTATGGCGACGGCCGCGCTCTGTCAGGAGCTTATCCGACAACCAGGCACTGGCGACACACCCAGAGCCTGATCAATGTCGCCTATCTTCATACCTTTCTCTGGGACGGGCGCAGTGAGAGCCTTGAGCAGCAGGCCGAAGGTCCGATCCACTCATCCTTCGAGATGAACCTGCATCTGGACTTCATGGTCGAGAAGCTGCGTGAAACCCCAGGATATCCCGAGCTTTTTCGCCAGGCCTACGACAGTGAAATCACGCGCGCATCGATTGCCTCGGCTCTGGCTGACTTCCAGCGCAGCCTCATCGTGCGTGATTCACCCTTCGATCTGTATCTGAAAGGCAACCCTGATGCCCTGAGCAATGCGGCGCGGAGCGGCATGGCACTGTTTTACGGCAAAGCCAACTGTCATCGTTGCCACAGCGGCTCTCTGCTATCCGACCAGAAGTTTCACAATACGGGGGTGGGTGAAACTGAGGAGCTGCGCAAAGATACGCAACGGCGTGCCGCCCGCCATTTCTTTCAGGTGCAGATGGGCCTGGAGCGCAGCGATCGCGACCCGGGGCGTTATGCCGTCACCCACAACCCGGAGGACCTGGGCGCCTTTCGCACACCGCCCCTGCGCCAGGTCGCGGACACCGCTCCCTATATGCACAACGGCAGCATCGCGACCCTGGAAGCGGTCATTGCCTTTTACAACCGTGGCGGCGGCGAGGATCCCGACAAATCGAGATTGTTGCAGCCCCTGGAGTTGACGGCCGAGGAAAAAGCCGATCTGCTCGCTTTTTTAACCAGCCTGTCGGGAACGGTTCCGGTGGTAGGCCCGCCGGTGCTTCCCTGA
- a CDS encoding formate dehydrogenase subunit gamma, producing MSRFVERFNVVERVLHWFMVVAFFLLVFTGLGLYAHTFYGYFDFFGGPHQSMLIHKWAGLVFFTSSLLLAFNHLKELFTFDQDDLLWMKKCGGYLSKGHEHIPQGKFNCGQKLFGVFSLFATLIMGLTGLVLWFADGLGRSLVQYSLLLHSLFFVLFVIAAIVHIYLTTLGNPGTISSMLYGTVTKSWAKMHASKWYRKVEKG from the coding sequence ATGAGCAGATTTGTTGAGCGCTTCAATGTCGTCGAGCGGGTCCTGCACTGGTTCATGGTGGTGGCCTTTTTTCTGCTGGTCTTTACCGGGCTGGGCCTTTACGCTCACACCTTCTATGGCTACTTCGACTTCTTCGGCGGGCCACATCAGTCCATGCTGATTCACAAGTGGGCGGGCTTGGTGTTTTTCACCTCGTCGCTGCTGCTGGCCTTCAACCACTTGAAGGAACTCTTCACTTTTGACCAGGACGACCTGCTGTGGATGAAAAAATGCGGGGGGTACCTGTCCAAGGGGCATGAGCATATTCCTCAGGGCAAATTCAATTGCGGCCAAAAACTGTTCGGTGTCTTTTCCTTGTTCGCGACGCTGATCATGGGCCTCACCGGTCTTGTCCTGTGGTTCGCGGACGGCCTGGGACGCAGTCTGGTTCAATACTCGCTGCTTCTACACAGCCTGTTCTTCGTTCTGTTCGTGATAGCAGCCATCGTGCATATCTATCTGACGACTCTAGGCAACCCGGGGACGATTTCCAGCATGCTCTACGGCACCGTCACCAAAAGCTGGGCGAAAATGCACGCCAGCAAATGGTACCGTAAAGTTGAAAAAGGCTAA
- a CDS encoding 4Fe-4S dicluster domain-containing protein, with product MARKAFLIDMSRCIACRACQVGCKQWNKLEPDATVNRGSYENPPQLTPQLYNQIKFIEQENGDDLRWLFLNKRCMHCADAGCVKVCPSAGALYHTPDGMVGFDQNKCIECHYCVNGCPFDVPRYDARKKVTKCHACIDRIANGMAPACVKSCPTQTLRFGDRDTLIAEAKAAGKKVYGENDLKGLGAVYILEDSPETYNLPAKPAIPASVFLWKDVVKPLGILGFWGAVGAALLHYVTFGPNKLEDYGRRHDDEMDNNEHDTPQKGA from the coding sequence ATGGCAAGAAAAGCATTTCTAATCGACATGAGTCGCTGCATCGCTTGCCGCGCCTGCCAGGTCGGCTGCAAACAGTGGAACAAACTTGAACCTGACGCGACGGTCAACCGCGGCAGCTATGAAAATCCGCCGCAGCTCACGCCGCAGCTCTACAACCAGATCAAGTTCATTGAACAGGAAAACGGCGATGATCTGCGTTGGCTGTTTCTCAACAAACGCTGCATGCACTGCGCCGACGCCGGCTGCGTCAAAGTCTGCCCCTCGGCAGGTGCCCTCTACCACACTCCCGACGGGATGGTGGGCTTTGATCAGAACAAGTGCATCGAGTGCCACTACTGCGTCAACGGCTGCCCCTTCGACGTGCCACGCTACGACGCGCGCAAGAAGGTCACCAAGTGCCATGCCTGCATCGACCGCATCGCCAACGGCATGGCTCCGGCCTGCGTCAAGTCTTGCCCGACGCAGACCCTGCGCTTTGGCGACCGCGACACGCTTATCGCCGAAGCCAAGGCCGCAGGGAAAAAGGTCTACGGCGAGAACGACCTCAAGGGTCTGGGCGCCGTCTACATCCTCGAGGATTCACCCGAGACCTACAACCTGCCGGCGAAACCGGCCATTCCGGCCTCCGTCTTCCTGTGGAAGGACGTCGTCAAGCCCTTAGGCATCCTCGGCTTCTGGGGCGCCGTCGGCGCGGCACTGCTGCATTACGTGACCTTCGGACCAAATAAACTGGAGGATTACGGCCGCAGACATGATGATGAGATGGACAACAACGAGCACGACACTCCGCAGAAAGGGGCATAA